Proteins found in one Venturia canescens isolate UGA chromosome 8, ASM1945775v1, whole genome shotgun sequence genomic segment:
- the Ctr9 gene encoding RNA polymerase-associated protein CTR9 homolog — MAGSIEIPLRDTDEVIELCLDQLPEGDEVLGILRQEHAHLNIWVNLALEYYKQHKIEDFIKILESSRQDANIEYRDFEKDQMRALDMLAAYYVQEANREKNKDKKRDLFTKATLLYTTADKIIMYDQNHLLGRAYFCLLEGDKMDQADAQFNFVLNQSPNNIPSLLGKACIAFNKKDYRGALAFYKKALRTNPNCPAAVRLGMGHCFMKLNNQEKARLAFERALQLDGQCVGALVGLSVLKLNQQQPESIRTGVQMLSKAYTIDSTNPMVLNHLANHFFFKKDYNKVQHLALHAFHNTENEAMRAESCYQLARAFHVQGDYDQAFQYYYQATQFAPPVFVLPHFGLGQMYVYRGDSENAAQCFEKVLKAQPGNYETMKILGSLYANSSSQSKRDIAKNHLRKVTEQLPDDVEAWIELAQILEQSDLVAALSAYGTATRMLKEKVHVDIPPEILNNVGALHYRLGNLEEARSNLEESLARSKTDALQDPVYYNSIAVTTTYNLARLNEALCVFDRAEKLYKDILKEHPNYMDCYLRLGCMARDKGQIYEASDWFKDALRINNEHPDAWSLLGNLHLAKMEWGPGQKKFERILKNPTSSTDAYSLIALGNIWLQTLHQSGKDKDREKRHQDRALAMYKQVLRNDPKNIWAANGIGAVLAHKGCVNEARDIFAQVREATAEFCDVWLNIAHIYVEQKQFVSAIQMYENCLRKFYKYHHVEVLQYLARAYFKAGKLKEAKMTLLKARRVAPQDTVLLYNIALVLQRLATQILKDEKSTLTTVLQAVHELGLSHKYFQYLATHGDRMEQLAEAEARRCQDLLSQAQYHVARARRLDEEEKMLRRKQEEERQAFKMRQTEEQRKVEEMRRQKEEAQLQKRQEYVEKTKNVLVFGEMPNEKAGKKGKKGRTEQYVSDSGGSGNDEGRRDEAPREKKRKRKASGEGKERKSRGRVRRKNDESGGSESDRPRIKRGRKTGSGKKEKPSRKSIAEPSKSNSRFLSKETISTSESESDSGKKAGSGNEGGNSKGSRAKKRIMSGSDRSRSRSRSKSRSRSRSSSRSRSGSRGGSKSRSRSGSRSGSRSGSGSRRSRSRSGSGSRKSRSRSGSGSRKSGSRSRSRSHSGSRKSGSRSRSRSKSRSGSEGRRSRSKDGSKSRSPSRSKSRSRSKSRSRSRSRSKSGSRSRSPSGSARSASPVSRKSVSGSDVGSRHSSSDRGGNTSD, encoded by the exons ATGGCGGGGTCCATTGAGATACCGCTTCGCGACACAGACGAG GTCATAGAATTGTGTTTAGACCAATTACCGGAAGGCGATGAAGTTCTTGGTATCTTGCGGCAAGAACATGCTCATCTCAACATTTGGGTCAATTTGGCC CTTGAATATTACAAACAACACAAAATTGaggattttatcaaaattctcGAATCGTCCCGGCAAGATGCAAACATTGAATATCGGGACTTTGAAAAAGATCAGATGCGAGCTTTGGACATGCTTGCAGCTTATTATGTACAGGAAGCaaatagagagaaaaataaagataaaaaacgtgatttgTTTACAAAAGCCACATTGTTATATACGACAGCTGACAAAATCATCATGTACGATCAG AACCACTTGCTCGGTCGAGCATATTTCTGTCTATTGGAAGGTGACAAAATGGATCAAGCCGATGCCCAATTCAATTTCGTATTAAATCAATCGCCTAATAATATACCATCGTTACTTGGAAAAGCTTGTATTGCTTTTAACAAAAAGGATTACCGAGGGGCCCTCGCGTTTTACAAGAAAGCCCTCAGAACGAATCCAAATTGTCCAGCTGCTGTCAGACTCGGAATGGGACATtgtttcatgaaattaaataatcaaGAGAAAGCTCGACTTGCTTTTGAACGGGCTCTGCAGCTCGATGGCCAATGTGTTGGAGCTCTGGTTGGACTTTCCGTTTTAAAACTGAATCAACAACAACCGGAAAGCATCAGAACAGGAGTTCAAATGCTCTCTAAAGCTTATACCATCGATTCCACTAATCCCATGGTTCTCAATCATTTGgctaatcattttttcttcaaaaaagaCTATAACAAAGTTCAACACCTTGCCTTGCATGCCTTCCACAACACCGAGAACGAAGCAATGCGAGCCGAAAGCTGTTATCAACTTGCTCGGGCCTTTCATGTTcaa GGTGATTACGATCAAGCTTTCCAGTATTATTATCAAGCAACGCAATTCGCGCCTCCGGTATTCGTACTCCCCCATTTTGGGCTCGGTCAAATGTACGTTTATCGTGGTGACTCAGAAAAT gCCGCTCAGtgttttgaaaaagtgttgaaagcCCAACCTGGAAATTATGAGACAATGAAGATTCTCGGCTCGCTTTACGCCAATTCGAGCTCACAATCCAAAAGGGACATtgcgaaaaatcatttgagaAAAGTGACGGAGCAATTACCCGATGATGTCGAGGCCTGGATCGAATTGGCACAAATTTTGGAACAAAGCGATTTGGTTGCTGCACTCAGCGCATACGGGACTGCAACGAGAATGTTGAAAGAGAAAGTTCATGTCGACATACCCCCGGAGATATTGAATAATGTCGGAGCCCTGCACTACCG tTTGGGAAATCTGGAAGAAGCACGAAGTAATTTGGAAGAGTCCTTGGCACGATCAAAAACAGATGCGCTTCAAGATCCGGTATATTACAATTCCATAGCAGTGACAACGACCTACAATTTAGCCCGTTTGAACGAAGCGCTCTGCGTGTTCGATCGAgcggaaaaattgtataaagaCATACTTAAGGAACATCCCAATTACATGGATTGTTATTTGAGGCTCGGCTGTATGGCGAGAGACAAAGGGCAGATTTACGAAGCTTCCGATTGGTTCAAAGACGCGTTAAGGATAAACAACGAGCATCCGGACGCGTGGTCTTTACTCGGTAATTTACATTTGGCGAAAATGGAATGGGGACCTGGACAAAAGAAATTCGAGAGAATTCTCAAGAACCCCACAAGCAGTACGGACGCTTATTCGCTCATTGCCCTCGGGAATATCTGGCTCCAAACTCTGCATCAGAGCGGCAAGGATAAAGACAGGGAAAAACGTCATCAGGACAGAGCTTTGGCGATGTACAAGCAG GTGTTGAGAAACGATCCGAAAAATATTTGGGCAGCAAACGGTATTGGCGCAGTTCTGGCTCACAAAGGTTGTGTCAACGAAGCCAGAGACATATTTGCTCAGGTTCGCGAAGCAACAGCTGAATTTTGCGATGTTTGGCTCAACATCGCGCACATTTACGTTGAACAAAAACAATTCGTCAGCGCAATTCAAATG TACGAGAACTGTCtccgaaaattttacaaatatcATCACGTTGAAGTTCTCCAATATCTTGCGAGGGCGTACTTCAAAGCTGGCAAATTGAAAGAAGCAAAAATGACCCTTTTAAAG GCACGTAGAGTAGCGCCTCAGGACACGGTACTTTTGTATAACATAGCGCTAGTTCTACAAAGACTAGCAACACAGATCCTCAAAGACGAGAAATCGACGTTAACAACGGTATTGCAAGCTGTCCACGAATTGGGACTTTCCCACAAATACTTCCAGTATTTGGCGACTCATGGTGATAGAATGGAACAACTGGCTGAGGCGGAGGCACGGAGGTGTCAGGATCTTTTGTCACAAGCGCAATATCACGTTGCTAGAGCCAGAAGATTGGACGAAGAGGAGAAAATGCTCAGACGAAAACAGGAAGAAGAGAG GCAAGCCTTTAAAATGCGACAAACCGAAGAGCAACGAAAAGTCGAGGAGATGCGTCGTCAGAAAGAGGAGGCGCAGTTACAAAAACGTCAGGAGTACGTTGAGAAGACCAAGAATGTATTGGTGTTTGGTGAAATGCCAAATGAAAAAGCCgggaaaaaaggtaaaaagGGTAGAACCGAACAGTACGTTAGTGACAGCGGTGGTTCTGGCAACGACGAGGGTCGTCGGGACGAAGcgccgagagagaaaaaacgcaaGCGGAAAGCCAGCGGtgagggaaaagagagaaagagtcgaGGACGTGTCAGAAGAAAGAACGACGAGAGCGGTG GATCGGAGAGCGATAGACCGAGAATTAAGCGAGGAAGGAAAACCGGAAGTGGTAAAAAGGAGAAACCCTCCCGCAAGAGTATCGCTGAGCCATCGAAAAGCAACTCTAGATTCCTCTCTAAGGAAACTATTTCGACGAGTGAATCCGAAAGTGACAGTGGCAAGAAAGCGGGTAGCGG GAACGAGGGTGGAAATAGTAAAGGTTCGCGCGCAAAGAAAAGAATTATGTCGGGATCGGACCGATCCCGGTCTCGTTCGCGATCAAAATCGCGAAGTCGTTCGAGGAGTTCGTCAAGGTCGAGGTCGGGTTCGAGGGGTGGTTCAAAAAGCCGCAGTCGATCAGGGTCGAGGTCCGGTTCCAGATCAGGGAGTGGATCGCGAAGGAGTCGTTCCCGATCTGGAAGTGGCTCGCGAAAGAGTCGTTCAAGGTCCGGAAGTGGCTCAAGAAAGAGCGGTTCCAGATCGCGCTCTCGATCTCACAGCGGATCGCGAAAGAGCGGCTCTCGATCTCGATCGAGAAGTAAATCACGATCTGGCTCCGAGGGAAGAAGATCCAGAAGCAAAGACGGCTCTAAATCCCGCTCACCTTCAAGATCGAAGTCGAGATCGAGAAGCAAAAGCAGATCCCGATCACGCTCCCGGTCAAAAAGTGGATCTCGAAGCAGAAGCCCGAGTGGTTCGGCACG ATCGGCATCTCCGGTATCGCGGAAATCAGTTTCCGGAAGTGACGTTGGTTCTCGTCATTCAAGTTCCGATAGAGGAGGCAACACCAGCGACTGA
- the LOC122414414 gene encoding solute carrier family 35 member F2-like — MHPCMGVSAGGRYCHKNSNMQPRNGICDKIENYISELSQWSVWRTIILGQFLSIVLYSMTQLNHHINTVSKLGLPTGQNLPHYAMMCLVYTTWMSCRGAGNGLLSVIKARGWRYLLLALIDVEANTLVTSSHRFTSLASIQLLDCVAIPVALALSCLVLGVRYRMVHIVGISVCLMGVGCLVWAGIDDNKDLSANGKNQLVGDMLCLGGAVLFSVITVLQELAVKTVDIIEYLGMIGFFGTILSCIQIAVLERLQIESASWGVAAPVLISALIFYCITQFVFFSLVPVILFESGATALQLALLTADFFNVLIGMLTHQYRFHTLYFLSYTLTMTGIFIYAIKRTPMSSNSRRQHVDAPVPDYSDVILRRMSHPDGGEVEMATSSGMSAVSGTLDIKASTLGSERETMEATSLPLSVSSDTAFTSFYGSQANL; from the exons ATGCACCCTTGCATGGGAGTGTCAGCGGGCGGTCGTTATTGCCATAAAAATTCTAATATGCAACCGAGGAATGGAATATGCGacaaaatcgaaaattatatatccGAGCTGAGCCAGTG GTCGGTATGGAGGACCATTATTCTCGGGCAATTTCTCTCGATAGTCCTTTACTCGATGACGCAATTGAATCACCACATAAACACAGTCTCCAAACTGGGTCTACCGACAG GTCAAAATTTACCGCATTATGCGATGATGTGCCTCGTCTACACGACCTGGATGTCGTGCAGAGGCGCCGGAAATGGACTTTTGTCCGTTATAAAAGCACGCGGATGGCGATACTTGCTGCTCGCCTTGATAGACGTCGAAGCTAATACCCTCGTTACTTCCTCTCATCGATTCACTAGCCTGGCTAGTATACAG CTTTTAGATTGTGTCGCCATACCGGTGGCCCTGGCGCTCTCGTGTCTAGTTCTCGGTGTGCGATATCGAATGGTCCACATCGTTGGCATTTCCGTGTGTCTCATGGGCGTTGGATGCCTCGTTTGGGCTGGAATCGACGACAATAAAGATCTCAGCGCTAATG GGAAGAATCAATTGGTGGGCGATATGCTCTGTCTTGGAGGTGCTGTGCTCTTCAGTGTCATAACAGTTCTCCAGGAACTTGCTGTCAAAACCGTCGATATTATCGAGTATCTCGGAATGATTGGATTTTTCGGCACTATACTCAGCTGCATACAAAT AGCCGTACTGGAGCGTTTGCAGATAGAGTCAGCATCGTGGGGAGTTGCAGCGCCAGTCTTGATATCGGCTCTGATATTCTATTGTATAACTCAATTTGTCTTCTTCTCATTGGTTCCTGTGATATTATTCGAATCAGGGGCAACAGCGCTGCAACTGGCCTTACTGACAGCCGATTTCTTCAACGTTCTCATCGGCATGCTCACGCACCAATACAGA TTCCATACGCTGTACTTTCTTTCGTATACGCTTACGATGACCGGTATATTCATATACGCGATCAAAAGAACGCCAATGTCGTCGAACTCGAGAAGACAACACGTCGACGCGCCTGTGCCCGATTACAg TGACGTGATTTTAAGACGAATGTCTCATCCGGACGGAGGCGAAGTGGAAATGGCAACGAGCTCGGGAATGTCCGCGGTCAGCGGCACCCTCGACATAAAAGCTTCGACGTTAGGAAGCGAGCGCGAAACGATGGAAGCAACGAGCTTACCGCTCAGCGTTAGCTCCGACACGGCCTTTACCTCTTTCTATGGCAGCCAAGCGAATTTGTAG